From a single Apium graveolens cultivar Ventura chromosome 2, ASM990537v1, whole genome shotgun sequence genomic region:
- the LOC141708601 gene encoding protein CHLOROPLAST J-LIKE DOMAIN 1, chloroplastic isoform X2 has translation MALATSSCVNLLHCTIVSNNNTLFNNRCSISFVPPLHTNIPKNFSISRSLSFTRPLQFSKWFVNKGVACGAASAAGSSSSENDFNPYEVLGVNPIEGFDKIKVTYQRKRKDAERRGDYATADRLESAYDKLMMLQLSNRKKGITAGSFQVSKDIKYADKQPLVPWGPRFAKSEIKDMQINMAISAAFIAWILIKRTAEWQPVQFISFVYVYRIFEKLKTFEPPVSTFTEEGEEEGRLMRMGKRLLRSLSLVFGCIAVSSLGYTGVINGIELVRGYIPTFLYNNQELLVTAATSITLYIIASYYR, from the exons ATGGCTTTGGCAACATCTTCTTGTGTTAATCTACTCCACTGCACAATTGTATCTAATAACAACACATTATTCAACAATCGGTGCTCAATCTCTTTTGTTCCACCGTTGCATACTAATATTCCTAAAAACTTTTCTATCTCCCGCTCTCTTTCTTTTACTCGCCCATTGCAATTCAg CAAGTGGTTTGTAAATAAAGGGGTAGCTTGTGGTGCCGCATCTGCTGCGGGAAGTTCAAGCTCTGAAAATGACTTTAATCCATATGAG GTTCTAGGTGTAAACCCCATTGAGGGATTTGACAAGATAAAGGTTACATATCAAAGAAAACGCAAGGATGCTGAGAGGAGAGGTGACTATGCGACTGCTGATCGA TTGGAAAGCGCATATGACAAACTGATGATGCTTCAACTATCTAATAGGAAGAAAGGGATTACGGCTGGTTCATTTCAG GTTTCGAAGGATATAAAGTATGCTGATAAACAACCACTTGTACCATGGGGGCCAAG GTTTGCTAAATCTGAAATAAAAGATATGCAAATCAACATGGCGATTTCAGCTGCATTT ATAGCTTGGATTCTGATTAAGCGAACTGCTGAATGGCAACCTGTGCAGTTCATATCTTTTGTGTATGTTTACAGGATTTTTGAGAAGCTAAAAACATTTGAACCCCCGGTATCCACATTTACT GAAGAGGGTGAGGAAGAGGGACGTTTGATGCGAATGGGAAAAAGGCTTCTTCGATCTCTTTCACTGGTGTTTGGTTGTATAGCAGTCTCATCTTTG GGGTATACTGGTGTCATTAATGGTATTGAGTTGGTACGTGGTTACATACCTACTTTCCTATACAATAATCAG
- the LOC141708601 gene encoding protein CHLOROPLAST J-LIKE DOMAIN 1, chloroplastic isoform X1, with protein MALATSSCVNLLHCTIVSNNNTLFNNRCSISFVPPLHTNIPKNFSISRSLSFTRPLQFSVSSKWFVNKGVACGAASAAGSSSSENDFNPYEVLGVNPIEGFDKIKVTYQRKRKDAERRGDYATADRLESAYDKLMMLQLSNRKKGITAGSFQVSKDIKYADKQPLVPWGPRFAKSEIKDMQINMAISAAFIAWILIKRTAEWQPVQFISFVYVYRIFEKLKTFEPPVSTFTEEGEEEGRLMRMGKRLLRSLSLVFGCIAVSSLGYTGVINGIELVRGYIPTFLYNNQELLVTAATSITLYIIASYYR; from the exons ATGGCTTTGGCAACATCTTCTTGTGTTAATCTACTCCACTGCACAATTGTATCTAATAACAACACATTATTCAACAATCGGTGCTCAATCTCTTTTGTTCCACCGTTGCATACTAATATTCCTAAAAACTTTTCTATCTCCCGCTCTCTTTCTTTTACTCGCCCATTGCAATTCAg TGTTTCTAGCAAGTGGTTTGTAAATAAAGGGGTAGCTTGTGGTGCCGCATCTGCTGCGGGAAGTTCAAGCTCTGAAAATGACTTTAATCCATATGAG GTTCTAGGTGTAAACCCCATTGAGGGATTTGACAAGATAAAGGTTACATATCAAAGAAAACGCAAGGATGCTGAGAGGAGAGGTGACTATGCGACTGCTGATCGA TTGGAAAGCGCATATGACAAACTGATGATGCTTCAACTATCTAATAGGAAGAAAGGGATTACGGCTGGTTCATTTCAG GTTTCGAAGGATATAAAGTATGCTGATAAACAACCACTTGTACCATGGGGGCCAAG GTTTGCTAAATCTGAAATAAAAGATATGCAAATCAACATGGCGATTTCAGCTGCATTT ATAGCTTGGATTCTGATTAAGCGAACTGCTGAATGGCAACCTGTGCAGTTCATATCTTTTGTGTATGTTTACAGGATTTTTGAGAAGCTAAAAACATTTGAACCCCCGGTATCCACATTTACT GAAGAGGGTGAGGAAGAGGGACGTTTGATGCGAATGGGAAAAAGGCTTCTTCGATCTCTTTCACTGGTGTTTGGTTGTATAGCAGTCTCATCTTTG GGGTATACTGGTGTCATTAATGGTATTGAGTTGGTACGTGGTTACATACCTACTTTCCTATACAATAATCAG